TCCATCGACGGATCCCGGTCAGCCCGGGTCCGGAACTCCGAGGAACCCGTGGAACATCTCCATCACTTCGGTCTGACCCAGGATCCCTTCAGCAACGAACCGGACCTGCGCTTCTTCTTCGAGAGCGGCAGCCACCGCGACGCCCAGCGCCGCGTCGAGCGCGGGCTTCGTCAGCACAAGGGCCTCACGCTGCTGACCGGCGACGGCGGCATGGGCAAGACCCTCCTCGCTCGCCGCATCCTCGACGCGCTCGAGGAAGAGGTCTTCGAGGCCGCGCTGCTCGTGATGCTTCCCGGTGCTGCGGACGCGAAGAGCATCCTCCAGCGCTTCGCGCGCCAGCTCGGCTGTGAAGAGCCCGCCGACGATCGCGCGGGACTCCTCGCTCAGATCTACGAGCAGCTCGCGATCGTCCGCGAGGACGGGCGCCACGCCGTGCTCATGATCGACGACGCCCAGATCATGACGCCGGACGTGTTCGCCGAGCTCGCGGGTCTGCTCAACCTCGAGTACGAGGATCGCCGTCTCGTCTCGATGCTCTTCGTCGGCTCCTCGGAGCTCGACCGGCTCGTCCAGAACGACTCGAGCATCATGCCCCGGGTCGACGTGCGCGTGCGACTCCAGCCCCTCGACATGGCGAACGCCGCCGCCTACCTGAAGCATCGTCTCGACGCGGTCGGCGGGGACGCGGCGGCCGTTCCGGCGCCGGCGATGGAGGCGCTCTTCAAGTTCGGTCGTGGACGCCCGCGCCTGCTCAACACCCTCGCCGACAATGCGCTCTTCGAGGCGTATCTCGGCGGTCGAAGCGCGATCGACGCGACGGACGTCGAGCGCGCGGCCGCCGATCTCGGGATCGGTCCCGACCCGGGGACGACCTACAGCCAGCTCTCGGCCGCTCCCGTGCCGCCGGCGCCCGCGCTCGCCGAAACGCCCGCGGCGGGAACGATCCCGGACGACGTGGCGGGGGCACCGGCTGCGGGCCCCGTGCTCGATCTCGACGACGGCGGCGTCGACGACTTCGTGCTCGCGCCGGAGATGGCGGCACCGGCCGTGACTCCGACCCTCGATCTCGACGAAGGGCTCGAGGATGCGCTGGAGGACGCGGCCACGCCGATCGCGGGCGCACCCCCCGCGACGCCGGTGGCCGAGATGCCGGTCTCCTCGTTGGAGTTCGATAGCGATCCGCCGTCGGTCACCCAGTATCCCGTCGACCCGCCGGTCCGCGACGCGGCCGCCGAGGCCGCGGGAACGTCGGTCGCCCACGCCGAGATCCTCGAGGCGGAGCTCACGCCGCTGGACGACGCCGACGGAGAGCCGATCGACGACGCGTTCGTGGAGCTGATCGAGGAGTAGGGGACTCCGTCCCGCGTGGCTGGACGCGCGTTCGGATCTGCTACCGTGGATCCGGATGCGCGAGTAGCTCAGTTGGTAGAGCATCAGCTTCCCAAGCTGAGGGTCGCCAGTTCGATCCTGGTCTCGCGCTCCAACCTCTTCCACGCCCTCGGCCTGTTGGTCGGGGGCGTTTCTCGTTGGATGCCTCCCGTCTTGCGCCGGCGAGGCCGCGCGCCGCGAGACCGATCGTCACCTCCCCGCGTCGAGTGCGCACTCACCTCCCGAGGCCAGGAACGGCCCCGCCTGGGAAGGATTCGTGATGCGCTCGCTCGCTGTCGCTCTCGCTCTGGTTTCGGCTCTCTCGCTCCCGAGCTCGGCCCTCGCTGCGTCCTATCTGCGTACGGACGGCTCGATCGTCGATCCGATCCTGTCGGTCGACGCCGGAGCGCACCCGTACGCGGGGATCGATCTCGCGCCGGGTGCCGACCTCCACGGAGTGGACCTTCAAGGGGCACAGCTCTACCTGGCGGCTCTCGGGGGAGCGAATCTCACGGGCTCGATCCTTCGCGGAGCAGATCTCGTCGACGCCGACCTGACCCACGCTGCGCTCGCGGGGGCCGACCTCCGCGACGCGGACCTCACGGTGGCGAGATTCGCGGGCGCGGATCTCACCGGCGCGACGCTCGGAGGCGACAACGGGTTCGGCGCACACCTGTCCGACGCCGACCTGACCGGCGTCGTGTGGACCGACTCCCTGCTGGACGAAGTCGTGCTGAACGGAACGATTCTGTCGTTCGGCGATCTTCGAGGGTGGCGCGCATGGGGCATCGGCGCGCAGGGGGCGGCCTTCGACAACGCGAATCTCGATGGCGCGCGGCTCGGTCTGATCGCGCCCGGGGCGGACTTCACCAACGCGACGCTGCGCGGGGTTGCGTTCGAACAGCTCATCGGGTTCCCGGCGCCGAGTCTTCGCGACGCGCTCCTCGTGGACAGCGACCTCGCGGGCGCCTCGTTCAGCGCCGAAGGGGGCTTCGGGCAGATCGATCTGGAGGGAGCGGATCTGTCGGGCGCGATCCTGCGCGACGTCGTCGGCCTCGGGAACACCTCGGGTGCGGCGTTCTACGACGTCGACACGGACTTCGCCAACGCCTGGGTCGATCTCGGCGGGACGATTCCGTTCGATCCGGTCGCTGCCGGCTGGACATTGGTTCCGGAGCCCGGCACCGCTGTTCTGATCGGCCTCGGGCTGGTCGGATTGGCGCGCTCGCGTCCGCGTCGAGCGCCGGAACCGGGACGACGATCGCGCGCTCGCGGTCCCGGGCGAGCGCCGGGGCGAGAGAGCCCACGATCCTGATCGCCGCCGGACCGGTTGGTGCCCGGACGTTCGTGGTGGACACCGGACCGCGCGCGAGTAGGGGGCGACGCTGTGCGGGGTCGCGCTCGAGGAGACTGCCCCCGCCGTGATCGGGTCGGGTGCGAGGTTCCGATCCTCGCCCGGGAGGGGGGGAGGGCCCGGTGTTCGGTGCGGGACGATGGGTGCTGGCGACGCGCCTGTCCCACCTCCGTTCGGGCTCGTCGATCTCTTCGCGATCCCGCTTCCGTGCTCCATTCGTCACGGATGTGAACGACGACCGCGGCGCTTTCCGTGCGGTCGACACGGAACACATCGTTTCGATTCACCGTGCCGTGACGCATCGATCGTGTGAGTGCGCCTGCTCGAACACCGAATCTCCCCCGACCTCATTCAACCTCCACGCCAGACGCGCCTCTTCGACATCGCCGCTCCGTACGCTCCGCGGCTCAACACCACCGGTCCGAAGGGACCCCCGGTCGAGGAGAACCCCATGGCTGTCGATGACGAGATCGTGAACCGGTCGGAGAACCGACCTTTCGAAGATGTGCTGAACGTCCACCTTTCCCGCCGCAAGATGATGAAGGGCACCCTCGCCACGGCGGCGACGGGCTTCCTCGCTTCGTCGAGCGTCGCGAAGGCGGTCGGGGACGACGAGCAGGACGGCCGCCAGGGGCGACGCACGCGCATCGGCTTCACGCCCGCCGAGAACGCGGGCGGTCCGGATCCGACGATCTCGGCGGACTACGAGTACTCGGTGCTGATTCCCTGGGGCCTCCCGCTCTTCCCGGGCGTTGCGGAGCTCGATCCGACGGACGTGACCTCGAACGGCGCGGCGAATCAGGAGCGACAGATCGGTTGTGGCCACGACGGCATGGCCTTCTTCGGTGATCCCGACAAGAAGCGCTCCGGCCGTCCTTCGAGCGATCGTGGCGTGCTCTGCATCAACCACGAGTACGGCATCAACGATCGCGTGCTTCGCAAGTCGCTGCCCGAGAGCCTCGACGAGGTGCGCAACTCGCAGGCCGTCCATGGCGTGTCCGTCGTCGAGCTCGCCAGGAAGAACGGACGATGGGACGCGGTCGTCCCGGGCGGTCGGAACCGGCGGATCACGCCCAATACGCCGGTCGAGTTCAGCGGTCCCGCGGCGGGGAGCCCGCTGCTCGAGACGGCCGCCGGGAACCCGGGCGCGGGCACGGTGAACAACTGCGCGAACGGCCGGACGCCCTGGGGCACCTACCTCACCTGCGAGGAGAACTTCAATGGCTACTTCGGGGCGAACGACGAGGCCTGGGCGGCCACGCCCGAGCAGGCGCGGTACGGCTTCAGCGCTTTCGGCTTCGCCTACGGATGGCATCTCTTCGACGAGCGCTGGGATCTCGGCAACGCCGACTACCGGAACGAGGAGAACCGCTTCGGGTACGTCGTCGAGATCGATCCGAACAGGCCGCTCGACAAGCCCGTCAAGCGGACCGCGCTCGGACGCTTCAAGCACGAGAGCGTGGAGATCGTGATCGGTCGGGGGCGCCGGATCGTCGCCTACATGGGCGACGACCAGCGCTTCGACTACGTCTACAAGTTCGTGTCCGCGGACAACTACCGTCGGATGCTGCGCAAGGGCAAGAGCCCCCTCGACGAGGGCACGCTCTACGTCGCGCGCTTCAACGACGACGGGACCGGCGACTGGCTGCCGCTCACCCCGGACAACCCGGCGCTCGCCGGTTGGACCGAGGACGAGATCGCGGTCTACACCCGGCTCGCCGCGGACGCCGTCGGTGCGACGCCGATGGATCGGCCGGAGTGGATCACCCGCGGTCGGCGCCAGGAGATGTTCTGCGCGCTGACCAACAATACCCAGCGAACCGAGCCGAACGCGGCGAATCCCCTCGCGCCGAATCCGGACGGCCACATCCTCCGTTGGCGGGACGAGGATCGCTTCACGGGCACGAAGTTCGAATGGGACATCTTCGTCCTCGCGCAGGACACCCGGGTCGAGAACGGAGGCGACGAGTCGTTCACGTTCTCGGATCCCGATGGCCTCTGGGCGGATCCCTTCGGACGTCTCTTCATCCAGACGGATGGCGGGCAGCCCTTCGGCAACAACCAGATGGTCGTCGCCGACATCCGCCGTCACGAGTTCAAGCGGATCTTCTCGGGCGTCGCTGGAGACGAGATCACCGGGATCACGACGACGCCGGACTACGAGACGATGTTCATCAACACCCAGCACCCCGGCGGCAACGGCGGCGACCCGACGGTCAGCAACTTCCCCGTGCCCGGCGCGGGCGGTCCCGAGGTCCCCCGCGCGGCGACCTTCGTGATCACACGCAAGAAGGGAGGCGTGATCGGCTCCTGAGTCGAGCGCGCGCACCAGAGATCACCCGACGCGTCGGCCGGGGGACCGGTCGTCGCGTCGGCGTCGGCGCCTCGAGACGTTGGGCGGGCGCCGTCGGAACGCGTAGACTCGAGGTATGAGGTTGTCCCCCCACCTCGTGCTTCTCTTGATCGCGCTCGCCCTCGTCGGCAGCAAGTGCGATGTCCGCGCGTCCTACGGCGACCCGCCCCCGTCTCCGCCCGAGGGGGATGAGGACGCAGGATCCAACCGAGACGACGAGGGCTTCCGGCTGGCGATTCGCGTCGGTGACTCGCACGCCCCCGCGAACGCGGTCCAGGTCGCGCGGGCCGCGGCGCCCGCCGCGCCGAGTCCGGCCGCGCCGCTGGGGCCCGTGGCGGTTCCGCTCGCGGGGCCTGGCGCGTATCTGGCCGGCGTGCTCTGTGCGCTCCTGGGGGCGTGCCGGCTCAGTCGCCGACCGATTCCTGGGGGATCGGCATCGAGTGGGCCTTCTCGAGCGCATTCGCCAGCTTGCGCGCCCAGTGACGGAACGTGCGTCGCGCCGCGGCCGCGTTCGAGATCGGATCGTTTCGCCAGCCCGTGACGTCGTCGTGCTCGAGGCCTCGCCGGTCGACGATCCGTGCCAGGATCTCCCGAGACTGCGAGTCGAAGACCTCGATGACGAGCGTTGCTGCGCCGACGGACGCGCTGTAGGTGGCTCCGCGGGTCGGCTGCTCCGGAGCGGTCGTCAAGACGAAGTCGATGATCGCGCCTCGGAGCACGAGTGCTTCGGGGCCGGGCCGGTCGGCGAGGGTCCAATCTCCTCGCGCGATCAGCTCCTCCCGGATCGAGCTCGCGAGCTCCTCGCGCACGAAATCCATCTGCCGCTCGTTCAACGCGTACTCGCCGCGCGCCCGCTTGGGGGGGCGCTTGTAGTGGAACCCGGCGCCGATCAGGATCAGCTCGGAGTAGCTCGAGAGATCCATGTCCGGCTTCACCCAGACGCGCTGGCCCGCTCGAGCACCGCGCACGCGGTGCAGTCCGTCGAACGTGACGTCGGCGTTCTCGCCCATCTCGACCACGGGTCCCGGCAATGCACAGCCGAGGGCGACGAGGAGAGGCAGGACGAAGGCCGTTCGCAAGAGATCGCTTCGGGTGCGCATCGCGTCAGTATCGAGGCGGAGCCGGGCGCTGTCGAGACTCGCGGCCCGGGTCGCCCGTCCGGCCGCACCGGCCGCAACGTTCGCCCGAATCCGTCTCGTCCTCAGCCGGCCGAGGCGTCCGTCAGGACGACGACGAGCAGGCGCGAAGCCCGGAGCGAGCGTGCAGGACCTCTTCCCGTGGCGGAGCCCGTTCCCGCGAGCCGAGGAGGCGCTACGCCCGCGCTCGAACCGTGAGCGTCGGGCAGGGCGCCTTCTGGACGATTCGTTGGGCCGTTCTCCCGAGCAGGGCGTTCAAGACGGCGGAACGACCGTGCGTGCTGAGGACGATCGCCTGCGCGGACACCTTCTCGGCGAAGGCGGGAATCGCGTCGGCCGCCTCGCCGTCGATCACGTGGCACTCGACGGAAAAGCCCTCGTCCTCGAGAGCCTTCGCGTTCGGCGCCATGCGCTCGAGGATGTCCTCCTTCACGGGGTCCGGCTGTCCGGTGAGCTCGAGCACCGAGTGCTTGAGGGGCTCCAGGTAAGGGGGCGTGCGGTCCGCGTACACGAGGTGCAGCTGCGGCTTCGCCCCGTCCGCGAAGAGGCTCGCGAAGGCCTGCGGCGCGATCCGAGCCTCCGGCGAAAGGTCGGTCGGGACGACCAGGTCGTCGAGGGGCAGGTCGAGCAGCGCGTCGTCGGGATGCACGGTCAGTACGGGCATCGGCGCGCGGCGCACGACCGACTCGGCGACACTGCCGAGCAGGACGTGCTTCACGCCGGTCAGGCCGCGGGTGCCGATCACCAGCAGGTCGGCGCCGACCTCTTCGGC
Above is a genomic segment from bacterium containing:
- a CDS encoding pentapeptide repeat-containing protein, translating into MRSLAVALALVSALSLPSSALAASYLRTDGSIVDPILSVDAGAHPYAGIDLAPGADLHGVDLQGAQLYLAALGGANLTGSILRGADLVDADLTHAALAGADLRDADLTVARFAGADLTGATLGGDNGFGAHLSDADLTGVVWTDSLLDEVVLNGTILSFGDLRGWRAWGIGAQGAAFDNANLDGARLGLIAPGADFTNATLRGVAFEQLIGFPAPSLRDALLVDSDLAGASFSAEGGFGQIDLEGADLSGAILRDVVGLGNTSGAAFYDVDTDFANAWVDLGGTIPFDPVAAGWTLVPEPGTAVLIGLGLVGLARSRPRRAPEPGRRSRARGPGRAPGRESPRS
- a CDS encoding AAA family ATPase; amino-acid sequence: MEHLHHFGLTQDPFSNEPDLRFFFESGSHRDAQRRVERGLRQHKGLTLLTGDGGMGKTLLARRILDALEEEVFEAALLVMLPGAADAKSILQRFARQLGCEEPADDRAGLLAQIYEQLAIVREDGRHAVLMIDDAQIMTPDVFAELAGLLNLEYEDRRLVSMLFVGSSELDRLVQNDSSIMPRVDVRVRLQPLDMANAAAYLKHRLDAVGGDAAAVPAPAMEALFKFGRGRPRLLNTLADNALFEAYLGGRSAIDATDVERAAADLGIGPDPGTTYSQLSAAPVPPAPALAETPAAGTIPDDVAGAPAAGPVLDLDDGGVDDFVLAPEMAAPAVTPTLDLDEGLEDALEDAATPIAGAPPATPVAEMPVSSLEFDSDPPSVTQYPVDPPVRDAAAEAAGTSVAHAEILEAELTPLDDADGEPIDDAFVELIEE
- a CDS encoding PhoX family phosphatase, with translation MAVDDEIVNRSENRPFEDVLNVHLSRRKMMKGTLATAATGFLASSSVAKAVGDDEQDGRQGRRTRIGFTPAENAGGPDPTISADYEYSVLIPWGLPLFPGVAELDPTDVTSNGAANQERQIGCGHDGMAFFGDPDKKRSGRPSSDRGVLCINHEYGINDRVLRKSLPESLDEVRNSQAVHGVSVVELARKNGRWDAVVPGGRNRRITPNTPVEFSGPAAGSPLLETAAGNPGAGTVNNCANGRTPWGTYLTCEENFNGYFGANDEAWAATPEQARYGFSAFGFAYGWHLFDERWDLGNADYRNEENRFGYVVEIDPNRPLDKPVKRTALGRFKHESVEIVIGRGRRIVAYMGDDQRFDYVYKFVSADNYRRMLRKGKSPLDEGTLYVARFNDDGTGDWLPLTPDNPALAGWTEDEIAVYTRLAADAVGATPMDRPEWITRGRRQEMFCALTNNTQRTEPNAANPLAPNPDGHILRWRDEDRFTGTKFEWDIFVLAQDTRVENGGDESFTFSDPDGLWADPFGRLFIQTDGGQPFGNNQMVVADIRRHEFKRIFSGVAGDEITGITTTPDYETMFINTQHPGGNGGDPTVSNFPVPGAGGPEVPRAATFVITRKKGGVIGS
- a CDS encoding universal stress protein gives rise to the protein MSSIATVLVAHDFSDTAALALRQATALATSNAARLVLVHAVEAVPLGPYPAISAPSSDLAIRDVAEQRTNEIAEETRSARLEVDVIVRLGEPGATIVEIAEEVGADLLVIGTRGLTGVKHVLLGSVAESVVRRAPMPVLTVHPDDALLDLPLDDLVVPTDLSPEARIAPQAFASLFADGAKPQLHLVYADRTPPYLEPLKHSVLELTGQPDPVKEDILERMAPNAKALEDEGFSVECHVIDGEAADAIPAFAEKVSAQAIVLSTHGRSAVLNALLGRTAQRIVQKAPCPTLTVRARA
- a CDS encoding DUF3313 domain-containing protein, whose translation is MRTRSDLLRTAFVLPLLVALGCALPGPVVEMGENADVTFDGLHRVRGARAGQRVWVKPDMDLSSYSELILIGAGFHYKRPPKRARGEYALNERQMDFVREELASSIREELIARGDWTLADRPGPEALVLRGAIIDFVLTTAPEQPTRGATYSASVGAATLVIEVFDSQSREILARIVDRRGLEHDDVTGWRNDPISNAAAARRTFRHWARKLANALEKAHSMPIPQESVGD